From the Paludibacterium paludis genome, one window contains:
- a CDS encoding RDD family protein, giving the protein MTTPDTTAFPSLARRLACLAYESLLLAAILLLVSALYTPLQASLGASLWLDQAFRATLALALFAYFGKSWVSHGQTVAMKAWRLKLQTADGETLSWKEAAIRYVISLILFVVVPVLAYLGARQGSGHRPLVALASFSWCLLPFLATLVDPERLTLQDRLCGTRTVLIPKRSGKTA; this is encoded by the coding sequence ATGACGACTCCCGACACTACCGCCTTCCCGTCGCTGGCGCGACGGCTGGCCTGCCTCGCTTACGAATCGCTGCTGCTCGCCGCCATCCTGCTGCTCGTCTCGGCGCTGTACACGCCCCTGCAAGCGTCGCTCGGCGCCTCTCTGTGGCTTGACCAGGCATTCCGCGCCACGCTCGCTCTGGCCCTGTTCGCCTACTTCGGCAAATCCTGGGTCAGCCACGGACAAACCGTGGCGATGAAAGCCTGGCGCCTGAAACTGCAGACCGCGGATGGCGAAACGCTATCCTGGAAGGAAGCGGCCATCCGCTACGTCATCTCGCTGATACTGTTCGTCGTCGTTCCCGTGCTCGCCTACCTTGGCGCACGGCAAGGCTCCGGCCATCGGCCGCTGGTGGCCCTGGCATCGTTCTCCTGGTGCCTGTTGCCGTTTCTGGCGACACTGGTCGATCCCGAACGCCTGACCCTGCAGGATCGACTGTGCGGCACCCGCACGGTGCTGATCCCCAAACGCTCCGGCAAGACCGCCTGA
- a CDS encoding DUF3106 domain-containing protein, which produces MNKLLLVLAATLCAGALASPPEWQQLGAGERALLAPLESDWPRLSPARRERFAQIAARATGLPAARQARIRERLRVWAMLSESDQQRARANWRLLESLPPDARQRALARLNAPAGQ; this is translated from the coding sequence ATGAATAAGTTGCTGCTAGTGCTTGCTGCAACCCTCTGCGCCGGCGCATTGGCCTCCCCGCCGGAATGGCAGCAACTGGGAGCGGGCGAGCGGGCTTTGCTCGCCCCCCTTGAAAGCGATTGGCCGCGGTTGTCCCCGGCACGGCGCGAGCGCTTCGCGCAGATCGCCGCGCGCGCGACCGGGCTTCCCGCTGCGCGTCAGGCCAGGATCCGCGAGCGACTCCGGGTGTGGGCCATGCTCAGCGAGTCCGATCAGCAGCGCGCCCGCGCCAACTGGCGCCTTCTCGAATCCCTGCCACCCGATGCGCGGCAACGCGCGCTGGCGCGCTTGAACGCCCCGGCCGGCCAATGA
- a CDS encoding RNA polymerase sigma factor, which yields MASQEELADYLRSAERRAFRQALFAVQNEEDAMDIVQDAMLKLARHYAGAPAHELPLLFQRIMQNTIRDFYRRTRVRRLVFTLFSALVPRKEEDDTPDLLETLDVAADEIHLDPQAWLMRKEVATLIDASLALLPARQREAFLLRYWEGLDVAGTAKVMGCSEGSVKTHCSRANHTLAAILSQKGVTL from the coding sequence ATGGCCAGTCAAGAAGAGTTGGCCGATTACCTTCGATCGGCGGAACGACGGGCATTCAGGCAAGCCCTGTTTGCCGTCCAGAATGAAGAAGATGCCATGGATATCGTGCAGGACGCGATGCTCAAGCTCGCCCGGCACTACGCTGGCGCGCCCGCGCACGAGCTGCCCCTGCTGTTCCAGCGCATCATGCAAAACACCATCCGCGACTTCTACCGCAGAACCCGCGTGCGCCGGCTCGTTTTCACGCTGTTCAGCGCGCTGGTTCCCCGCAAGGAGGAAGACGACACCCCGGATCTGCTGGAAACGCTCGACGTGGCGGCGGACGAGATCCACCTGGATCCGCAGGCATGGCTGATGCGCAAGGAAGTTGCCACACTGATCGATGCCTCTCTCGCCCTGCTCCCCGCCCGTCAACGGGAAGCCTTTCTGCTGCGTTACTGGGAAGGACTGGATGTGGCCGGTACGGCAAAAGTCATGGGATGTTCGGAGGGCAGCGTCAAAACGCATTGCTCGAGAGCCAACCATACCTTGGCGGCCATCCTGAGCCAAAAAGGAGTGACCCTGTGA